DNA from Vitis vinifera cultivar Pinot Noir 40024 chromosome 19, ASM3070453v1:
TTTTTCAGCTGAATTGTGTGGGGAATCACATACAACTGAAAATGTAAAATGTGCCAATGTTGCTTTTGGAGTTCATGGAGAAGATCTAAATGCTGGAGACCATGTTCCAATTTCCACTCCATCTGAGTCTATTCAAATACGCATTCAAAATGTAGTCTCCAGGCAGAGTGGTATTCATAACTTTGATTCAGAGGTTCCTGTTGTTGAGGAGGGGAATGTGAAGTTAAGTACTGATTTGAGTAATATGGAACATGAGATTGGTGGATCCTTGCCTATTGGTGAATGTAGCAAAGAAAATGAGGTGGTAGTTCCTAGATTACAATCTGATGCTGCTTCTAGGAATGAACCAAGTGCACATGAAATCTTTATTTTTGATCCTTAAAATCTAAGGGCTTGTTCggcaatattttcaaaaacagttcttAAAGCACAGTTTTTGAGATCAGTTCttagaaacaattttcaattgttttgaaGAACAAAATCTTATGTCTTTCTCCATGCAGGTATTGTTGActttatgtacaatgcaaaagttcCCAAACTCCATATGCCAATTGTTTGTTAGAACACTCTACAAAGGACATttgaaaaaacctaaaatttgttctaagaaaacaacatatttttaaagttagaaagtgttttttgttttaaaaaataaaaaattgtgttcAAGAACAGTTTTCAGACATGCCCTAAAGTTGCTGGATCTTCTAACTGTTCTTCTGTtcctcttatttttcttctgcAGAACCATATGTAGTCTTGAAAGATACTGACTTGGCATCACATGAAACATTAGATGGTTCTTCCTTGCCTTCTGGTTTAGGTGTTAGCACTGTTGATTCTTTTGTCCATAAAGAGGATGGGAAACCACCTTCACTTATAGTGGGGCTTACTCACTTGGATAGAAAGGAAGAAGTTGTAGATGGAGGTTCTGTGGAAGTAAGTTTATCAGCTGGGATCAAGCATTCTTGTTGGTTTTGATTGAAACAAAGTGTAGAAACTCTCAGGAAGCAACAGAACGTTGAGGAATCTAAagtgatattttttattaagctTCAAAGTACTTATTTATACAGCTAGcttaaaacagaaaaacataaaaaaatagcaACAAACCTGCTACCTATAGATACTTCCTAAAGAAtagaaacaaaccaacaaatacTTCCTAAGGAATAGGTAAATCTTCCACATGACTAACTTATTTGACTACTTCCACTTCAATCTACTCAGCTCCATGTCAGCAGCTCCTAGGACATGTCattcaacactcctccttgtCTCTGGAGTTGCTCCAAGCCTTTGCCTCAAGTACTCATATCTAGCTTTGGGAAGTGGCTTGGTTAAGATATCAGCATTCTGACTTTCTTATCCAATTTGTCTCTCTTAACATGTGGAATATAAGAGAAACAAAGACAaccaaatgtttttaaattttgcaaCCTTGGTTTATGGCCATGCCATGATTCAAATGGAGTCTTTTGTTGCAAAGCTTTTGTTGGTAGTCTATTAAGCAAAAAGACTGATGTATGTGCAGCCTCAGCCCAGAATTTCTTGGCAACCCTTTATCATGCAGCAAACACCTTGTCATTTCCATAagtgttctatttttcctctcaatgACTCCATTATGTTAAGGGGTATATGGTGTTGTAAACTGGTGCTCAATGCTGCCATTCAGTGATGGTGTTCTTTGAGGTCCTCCCACATCAGTGTGTACTAACTGCAACTTCTGAGTAGTTCTCCAAGCCTTGTTTTATGGGAAAGGAAGTCTTGTTTGTTTCCTGTACTGACAAGCTACACAAGTAGGAGGCTTCACCTCTAATTCAGGTAAGCCTTCTCCAAGATCGTTCTTCTTCATAAAGAAAAGGGTGGTATGATGAAAGTGCCTCAAATGTCTATGCCAAAGCATTGTATTGCTTTCTTCTTTGTGAATTGCAGCCTGCTCTTCTTGCATCAAATCCAAGGCAAAGCTTTTGCCTTTCATTTGGACTATAAATACCTTTCTGCCTTGTGCATCAATAATCATGCAATGATTGTCCTCAAACAGCACCTTATAGCCTTTTTCCAGCAGCTGACCAACACTCAACAGATTTTGATTAATCTCAGGAACATATAAGACATTAGAGATTAATTTAAAACATGTGTGGCCTTCAATTGCCACTGTTCCTTTGCCTTTTACTGCAAGATATGCTCCATTTCCAATTCTAACTTTGGAAGTAACAGTTTTGTCAAGTTCCTTAAAGAGCCCTTGATCATAAGTCATATGGTTTGTACAACCACTGTCTATAAGCCAAGTTTCTGGGAAGCTATTAGTGGCAAAGCATGATACCACAAACAGTTCCTCATCTTGAAGTTCTTCCACAGCAGCCTTGACTTCTCCTTGCTGCTGTTGAGATTTGCATATCCTTTCCACATGCCCTAGTTGACCACACTTGTAACATTTTACATCCGGCCTCCACCATCACCTTTTTTGTGGATGATTGGATTTTTTATAGTAAGGACATGGTGGAAACTTTTAAGTGTTGTTGTTGCTGTTATTGTTGCTTTGCATTTCTTTCTTGTACTAAGATATGGCCTAAAATGCACCCTCCATAGATCCTTCTTGTCTCATAAACCTCCTTTGTTCTTGAGCCTATAATGCATTCAACAGCTCTACCAAGGTGATACTTGACACATCTTTTGAGTTTTCTAGAGATGATATTGTAGTCTTAAACTTTTTAGgaattgttataaaaattttctgAACTATTCTAGAATCAGAAAATTCAATACCAAGAAGTCTTACTTTGTTAACAATACTAAGAAGTCTATTTGAATAATCCTTGATTGTTTCTAATTCTTTCATCCTTTGCATCTCAAATTCTCTAATCAAGTTCAACACTTGCATACCTTTGACTCGTTCATTTCCTTCATATTCCTTCTTCAAGAAGTTCCATATTTCATTTGTTGTCTTCAGTGTCATGATTCTGGTGAAAATTGTAGATGAGACAGTTGTAAATAGACTAGCTTTTGCCTTTGATTTCCTTTGCCTCCTCTCATTGTGTAGTTTTATCTGAGCCATAGTTGGATTGTCGGACAGAGGAGGAACTTCATATTCCTCACTAACAGCTTCCCACAGATCACTAGCATCAAGGTAGGCTTTCATACGGACAACCCACACTTGATAATTTATTCCATCAAACACTAGAGGTGCCAGTGCATTTAGTGAAGCTTCTGAGGTCATTTTGGATATTGTTTGTAGGTTTTTTAGGCTCACTCACCTCACAAGTTACTCAAGAACTTGGCTATGGTACCAATTTGTTGGTTTTGATTGAAACAAAGTGTAGAAACTCTCAGGAAGCAACAGAACGTTGAGGAATCTGAagtgatattttttattaagtttcaaAGTACTTATTTATACAGCAagtttaaaatagaaaaaacataaaaaaaaatagcaacaaACTTGCTACCTATAGATACTTCCTAAAGAAtagaaacaaaccaacaaatacTTCCTAAGGAATAGGTAAATCTTCCACATGACTAACTTATTTGACTACTTCCACTTCAATCTACTCAGCTCCATGTCAGCAGCTCCTAGGACATATCATTCAACAATTCTCAAGTGGGAAGTAAGATGGTTTCAGCTTCTGATGAAAAAGATGCATGTTGTGACACTGCTGGAGAGAAGCCATCTGAGACAATCGATTCATCTTTGCCAATGATGGAGATTTCTAATGCAGTGAGCCAGAATGAACCTCAAGCAATGATCACTGACAAAGACGATCAAGAGTCTAAGAAGTTGGAAGTCTGCCCTGTTCTGTGTGATTCAACAGTGAAAGAGGGTGATGGTGCTGAAGCAGTACTTGTTCAAATTTCTGAAGAAGCAACCACAAAAGAGGGCTTTGATGAGGCTTCCTTAAAAGTTACAGGtgaacatttatttttatatttgttttttttttgtatcattttttcatCTAGTagttaatttgaaattaagttTTTCTGAGATGTGTGGCATTCTAGTCAATATCTAATACTTACCTCAAATTAAAACCTTATTCCTCACCTATTGAGAACTGCCAGGACATCCTACTTTGCCAAACTACTCCAGCTGTTATGGTCCATTCAAGTCATATCCATCCTGCCATTTTTCTCTGGCTCTGCCACATTACTAGTCCTTGTTG
Protein-coding regions in this window:
- the LOC104877713 gene encoding uncharacterized protein LOC104877713, producing MVSASDEKDACCDTAGEKPSETIDSSLPMMEISNAVSQNEPQAMITDKDDQESKKLEVCPVLCDSTVKEGDGAEAVLVQISEEATTKEGFDEASLKVTDVEISRKGHMLTPPVPFFSEGSCSDIGKEFRRKMELLQCLEISVSRQLSQVLEVML